TATGATACAAGTATTGCCTTTTCCTGTGTCATTCCCGCGAATGCGGGAATCCAGATTCCGCATCAAGTAATGTCACCCCGCACACCGATGCGGGGGCGGAATGACAAAAGGGCGAAGGTCCAGTAGCTAATATTCTCTACGACCCCCCTTTTCCTTTCCCCCGCCCAAGAGCGGGGGGGAGTATTACACGGGGCAGGGCAGGCGGATTTTCAAGAATACCTCCGAAGAAAAAAACATTTTATTTTTATTTATTCTAATCCAGAGTAATCCAGGAAATCCAGTGGCTAATATTCTTTTTACTTTTTGAGTGAGCAAAAAGTAAACAAAAACTTACCCGCTACAATAAAAAGACTAAAAATAGCTCACGAAAAGCTAAGATTGGTAATAACGATAGTCTCCATAATATTTAGCTAAGGATGGATTCATATCATTTAAGATAGCACCAATTATCTTTACATGCACATTTTTCTCCAGGATTTCCTGCATTGCTTTTGCTGTTTTAAATGTGGTTTTTTCTGCTCTTAGAACAGCAAATACACCATCCATTTTTATGAAAGTAGTATAATCTATGCACTCTGTGAATTTTTACCCCACTTAAGCAGTGCATTACGAAAGGTGCTTATGCTGGATGTGCGTAAAAAATAAACAGGCTTACCAGATTTTCTGCATGCATTTTTGACCGTATTACATGCGTAGTGACTATTTATGTTTAAAGGACAGAACACAGCATCCGCTGTATTTATCGCCCTTCCCACAGCCTCTTTGCCTTGCGCGCTTTTTCCACGATGATGATGAAATACACCGCCCCATTTTTCTACACATCTTTTATAGTGTTGCACTATTGAATCTACACCACCAACATAAGCTATCTTTTTACCTTTTAAAAATTTCTTTCCCATTGCTGCCTCCTGTAGTTTTATTATCCTAAAAAAGTTAGGATGAGCTAATATTATAACATCGTTTCTGCTTTGTCAAGTAAAAGTTTTGACAAAACTTTTACTTGCAACTCTCTACGACACTTGTCAAGCTGAATGCTAGAGACATTTGTTAAGCTTTTGTAAATTGACTACAGACAGTATTTAATATAACATTACTTTATGAAAGTAGGTGGGTTTCAAAAAACAAGTCTTACGGATTATCCTGGTAAGATATGTTCCATTATCTTTACCATAGGTTGTAATTTTCGCTGCGCATATTGTTATAACCGCAGTTTGGTTTTACCGGAAGAATATGCGAAACCCATCCCTTTAGAGGAAATATGGCAATATTTAGGGAAGAGAAAAGGAAAGATAGATGCGGTGGAGTTTACAGGTGGTGAACCTACATTGCAAAATGATTTAATAGAACAGATATTAAGAGTGAAGGAGATGGGGTTTTTGGTAAAGTTAGATACAAATGGTTCAAATCCAGAAGTTGTTGACGGTTGTATCAAAAAGAATATCCTGGATTATATCGCTATGGATGTGAAAGCACCGCTTGAAAAATATGAACAAGTAGTAGGGGCATATGTGGATACAGGTAAGATAAAAGATTCTATAGATATGATAAAGAACTTTAAAGATTATGAGTTCCGCACAACCCTTTATCCTGCACTTACCTATGAGGATTTTCTGCAGATTTTTGAATTGGTTAAAGGAGCAAAAAATTATTTCCTTCAGGTATGCTCACTGGAAAATACATTGAGAGATTGTTCTCATTTAAAACAATTTTCTGAGGAAGAGATACAAAATTTAAAAAAATCGGCATTTAATTTTGTAAATAATTGTGAAATAAGAAGATAGGGGGAAGAATGATCGGTCGCATCGTAAAAAGAGATGGCAAAATCGTAGATTTTAAACTGGATAAAATTACAACTGCTATATATAAGGCGTTAAAAGCAACAGACAGGGATGACTACGAATTGGCAGAAAAGCTGGGCGGAGAAGCTTTGCTTATCCTGGAAAAGAGATATGGTGAAGAAAATATACCCAGTGTGGAGGATATTCAGGATGTTGTAGAATATGTCCTGGTAGACAGTAAACTCTATGAAACGGCGAAGGCATATATACTTTACCGTCAAAAACATAAAGAATTAAGAGAATTAAAAAAGCTGTTAGACCCTGCCGGTCTTATTGAAGCATATCTTTATCAATCAGATTGGCTGGTGAGGGAAAATTCAAATATGAGTTTCTCCTTACAGGGCCTGAATAGCTACATCGTAAAAAAGGTGG
The nucleotide sequence above comes from Deltaproteobacteria bacterium. Encoded proteins:
- a CDS encoding anaerobic ribonucleoside-triphosphate reductase activating protein, encoding MKVGGFQKTSLTDYPGKICSIIFTIGCNFRCAYCYNRSLVLPEEYAKPIPLEEIWQYLGKRKGKIDAVEFTGGEPTLQNDLIEQILRVKEMGFLVKLDTNGSNPEVVDGCIKKNILDYIAMDVKAPLEKYEQVVGAYVDTGKIKDSIDMIKNFKDYEFRTTLYPALTYEDFLQIFELVKGAKNYFLQVCSLENTLRDCSHLKQFSEEEIQNLKKSAFNFVNNCEIRR
- a CDS encoding DUF2325 domain-containing protein — encoded protein: MGKKFLKGKKIAYVGGVDSIVQHYKRCVEKWGGVFHHHRGKSAQGKEAVGRAINTADAVFCPLNINSHYACNTVKNACRKSGKPVYFLRTSSISTFRNALLKWGKNSQSA